One segment of Streptosporangium brasiliense DNA contains the following:
- a CDS encoding Vgb family protein: MSRSSTFSVEELQVSGRDAGPYGITAGPDGALWFTMVHHGRIGRMTPGGELTSHQLDPASCGPTVIASGPDGALWFTEYQSHRIGRITTDGRIGSYPLPSPDAGPFGIAAGTDGAMWFTETNAGRIGRITTDGAVTEFPLPVSGAFPSAIAAGADGAMWFTMNQADAIGRIGMDGGVTVHPLPTAGAAPVGIAAGAGGTMWFVEIGAGQIGRIGPDGRIDEFPLPDRGARPHAVAVDRHGDCWFTEWGANRIGRITADGRIDGYDLPTPASEPHGIAVGPDGAVWAALEIGALARLTASVTD, from the coding sequence ATGTCACGCAGCTCGACCTTCTCCGTCGAGGAGCTCCAGGTGTCCGGCCGAGACGCCGGGCCGTACGGGATCACCGCCGGGCCGGACGGAGCCCTGTGGTTCACGATGGTCCATCACGGCCGGATCGGCCGGATGACCCCCGGCGGGGAGCTCACCTCCCACCAGCTCGACCCGGCCTCGTGCGGGCCGACGGTCATCGCCTCCGGCCCCGACGGCGCCCTGTGGTTCACCGAGTACCAGAGCCACCGGATCGGCCGGATCACCACCGACGGGCGGATCGGCTCGTACCCACTGCCGTCGCCGGACGCCGGGCCGTTCGGGATCGCGGCGGGGACCGACGGCGCGATGTGGTTCACCGAGACCAACGCCGGCCGGATCGGCCGGATCACCACCGACGGGGCGGTCACGGAGTTCCCGCTCCCGGTCTCCGGGGCGTTCCCGTCCGCGATCGCGGCCGGAGCCGACGGCGCGATGTGGTTCACGATGAACCAGGCGGACGCGATCGGCCGGATCGGCATGGACGGCGGCGTCACGGTCCACCCGCTGCCGACCGCCGGCGCCGCCCCCGTGGGCATCGCCGCCGGAGCCGGCGGCACGATGTGGTTCGTCGAGATCGGCGCCGGCCAGATCGGGCGGATCGGGCCGGACGGGCGGATCGACGAGTTCCCGCTCCCCGACCGCGGGGCGCGCCCCCACGCCGTCGCCGTCGACCGGCACGGCGACTGCTGGTTCACCGAGTGGGGCGCCAACCGCATCGGGCGGATCACCGCCGACGGCCGGATCGACGGGTACGACCTGCCGACCCCGGCGTCGGAGCCGCACGGCATCGCGGTCGGGCCGGACGGGGCCGTGTGGGCGGCGCTGGAGATCGGCGCACTCGCCCGGCTCACCGCCTCCGTCACGGACTGA